Proteins encoded by one window of Rhodobacteraceae bacterium IMCC1335:
- a CDS encoding TSUP family transporter, producing the protein MLSIGTLIGLPLGLVLTTNVPVALSQNIALLLIMVLATLLLMGLRLEALHRPLGTVFAGIGAGLGTGLASVGGMVVAIFMLSFKGSPATMRATVILFLLLSSGLSVANYFLFDVMTQIAVFRGIFFIVPAIIGVHLGTKFFIPKWEHFYRPFCLTLLIILSGAGLVRLIA; encoded by the coding sequence CTGCTTTCAATTGGTACATTGATTGGGCTGCCTTTGGGTCTGGTTCTCACCACAAATGTGCCGGTAGCGCTGTCGCAGAATATCGCCTTATTGCTGATCATGGTTCTTGCGACGCTGCTGCTGATGGGTCTGCGCCTTGAAGCTTTGCACAGACCCCTTGGAACGGTTTTTGCTGGAATCGGCGCTGGTTTGGGCACAGGTTTGGCCAGCGTGGGGGGCATGGTGGTCGCAATTTTCATGCTGTCTTTCAAAGGCTCGCCCGCAACCATGCGCGCAACGGTTATCTTATTTTTGCTGCTCAGCAGCGGCCTCAGCGTGGCAAATTATTTTTTATTTGATGTCATGACCCAAATCGCCGTGTTTCGCGGTATATTTTTTATTGTTCCGGCAATAATCGGGGTGCATCTTGGAACGAAATTCTTTATCCCGAAGTGGGAACATTTTTACCGACCCTTTTGTTTGACTCTGTTGATCATCTTGTCAGGCGCAGGATTGGTGAGACTCATCGCGTAA
- a CDS encoding molybdopterin-dependent oxidoreductase, with protein MKDQPYLDTSPKVSDEIRKTTCYMCACRCGINVHMKEGKVAYIEGNRDHPVNKGVLCAKGSAGIMQVNAPSRLNAPLKRVGPRGSGQFEEISWDEALDMAAGWLKPIRDENPEKLAFFTGRDQSQSFTSFWAQNFGTPNYAAHGGFCSVNMAAAGIYTMGGAFWEFGQPDWDHTKLFMLFGVAEDHDSNPIKMGLGKLKERGAKVIGVNPIRTGYNAVADEWVGITPGTDGLFILSLIHELLKAGRIDLHYLSQYTNAPVLLDAETGLLMRDENGKELVIDRSTKKPAPFDQKGVKPDLNSSRRIGGTTHRTVFHAMIERYLDPQYAPEAVAKDVGIPAGKIRAIANELARVAFDEAIELDQEWTDFRGETHTKMTGRPVSFHAMRGISAHSNGFQTCRALHILQIILGSVEAPGGFRFKPPYPKPATIHPKPHCKTTPGAPLDGPHLGFVHGPEDLCLKDDGSPARIDKAFTWENPMSAHGLMHMVISNAHAGDPYKIDTLFMYMANMSWNSSMNTRGVIDMLTDQDENGDYVIPRIIYSDAYSSEMVAYADLILPDATYLERHDCISLLDRPICEADGLADAIRWPVIEPDRDVRGFQSVLCELGAKLDLPGFVNEDGSQKYADYADYIVSHERKPGIGPLAGFRGDGSDAGRGAPNPKQLERYIENGGFFVEHVPEGANYYKPWNSAYQDWAMKMGLIDSPQPYLFQLYVEPMRKFQRAAEGHGDRQPPEHLRDRIKETLDPLPIWYAPAEDSHIDLTEYPIHALTQRPMAMYHSWGTQNAWLRQIHGMNPLYVPSKLMQEHNLVDGAWAKVSSVHGSITVPVMEMAALNENTVWTWNAIGKRKGAWALDEKAPEATKGFLLNHLIHELLPPKGDGLRWANSDPITGQAAWFDLRVKIEKAPPPSESQPALPTLNSPVQQGPKNLEWKVGE; from the coding sequence ATGAAAGACCAACCATATCTGGACACATCGCCAAAAGTCTCAGACGAAATACGGAAAACCACCTGTTATATGTGCGCGTGCCGTTGCGGCATCAATGTTCATATGAAAGAGGGGAAAGTTGCCTATATCGAGGGCAATCGTGACCACCCTGTGAACAAAGGCGTTTTATGCGCCAAAGGCAGTGCCGGCATTATGCAGGTCAATGCCCCGTCTCGCTTAAACGCGCCGCTCAAACGGGTTGGACCCCGCGGTTCTGGCCAGTTTGAGGAAATCAGCTGGGATGAGGCGCTCGATATGGCAGCGGGCTGGCTCAAGCCAATCCGCGACGAAAATCCCGAAAAATTGGCCTTTTTTACGGGCCGTGATCAATCGCAAAGCTTTACCAGTTTCTGGGCTCAAAATTTTGGCACCCCGAATTATGCTGCCCATGGCGGCTTTTGCAGCGTTAATATGGCGGCTGCGGGCATCTATACGATGGGCGGCGCGTTTTGGGAGTTTGGTCAACCAGATTGGGACCATACCAAATTGTTTATGCTCTTTGGCGTGGCTGAAGATCATGACAGCAATCCAATCAAAATGGGCCTTGGCAAGTTGAAAGAACGCGGCGCCAAGGTGATTGGCGTTAATCCCATCCGCACCGGCTATAACGCTGTTGCCGATGAATGGGTGGGCATTACCCCGGGCACGGATGGGTTGTTCATCCTATCGTTAATCCATGAGCTGTTAAAAGCCGGCAGAATCGATCTGCATTATCTGTCACAATATACAAATGCGCCGGTTCTGCTGGATGCGGAAACCGGGCTTTTGATGCGCGATGAAAATGGCAAAGAACTGGTCATTGATCGCAGCACCAAAAAACCCGCCCCCTTCGATCAAAAAGGCGTGAAACCCGATTTGAACAGCAGCCGCCGTATTGGCGGCACCACGCATCGGACGGTTTTTCATGCAATGATCGAACGCTATCTTGACCCGCAATATGCCCCCGAAGCGGTGGCCAAAGACGTCGGTATCCCAGCTGGTAAAATTCGTGCTATCGCGAATGAGCTGGCGCGGGTGGCCTTTGACGAAGCCATTGAGCTGGATCAAGAATGGACCGATTTTCGCGGTGAAACCCATACAAAAATGACCGGGCGGCCCGTCAGTTTCCACGCGATGCGCGGGATTTCGGCGCATTCGAACGGGTTTCAAACATGCCGTGCGCTGCATATTTTGCAGATCATTCTAGGCAGCGTCGAAGCCCCGGGCGGCTTTCGCTTTAAACCTCCCTATCCAAAGCCGGCAACAATCCATCCAAAGCCGCATTGCAAAACCACTCCGGGTGCACCGCTTGACGGTCCGCATCTGGGTTTTGTGCATGGGCCAGAAGATCTTTGTTTGAAAGACGATGGCAGCCCGGCGCGGATTGATAAGGCTTTCACCTGGGAAAACCCAATGTCCGCGCATGGTTTGATGCATATGGTGATTTCCAACGCGCATGCCGGAGATCCCTATAAGATCGACACTTTGTTCATGTATATGGCCAATATGTCCTGGAACAGCTCGATGAACACCCGTGGCGTGATCGATATGCTTACCGATCAGGATGAAAACGGCGATTATGTGATCCCCAGGATCATTTATTCGGATGCGTATTCTTCTGAAATGGTTGCCTATGCCGATCTGATCCTGCCCGATGCCACTTATCTAGAGCGCCATGATTGCATCAGCTTGCTTGACCGCCCGATTTGTGAAGCCGACGGATTGGCAGATGCAATCCGTTGGCCGGTGATCGAGCCGGACCGCGATGTGCGCGGCTTCCAATCCGTGCTTTGCGAGCTTGGCGCAAAACTGGATTTACCAGGCTTTGTGAATGAGGATGGCAGCCAGAAATATGCCGATTATGCAGATTACATCGTATCGCATGAGCGCAAACCGGGCATTGGCCCATTGGCGGGCTTTCGCGGAGATGGCAGCGATGCCGGGCGCGGCGCGCCAAATCCCAAACAGCTTGAGCGCTATATCGAAAATGGCGGCTTTTTCGTCGAACATGTTCCCGAAGGTGCCAATTACTATAAGCCCTGGAACAGCGCCTATCAGGATTGGGCTATGAAAATGGGCCTTATTGACAGCCCACAACCCTATTTATTTCAACTCTATGTCGAGCCAATGCGTAAATTCCAACGCGCGGCAGAAGGCCATGGCGACAGACAACCGCCAGAGCATCTGCGCGATCGGATCAAAGAAACGCTGGATCCCCTGCCAATTTGGTACGCGCCCGCAGAGGATTCACATATCGACCTGACAGAATATCCGATCCATGCCTTAACCCAGCGCCCAATGGCGATGTATCATAGCTGGGGCACGCAAAATGCCTGGTTAAGGCAGATCCATGGGATGAACCCGCTATATGTGCCGAGCAAATTGATGCAAGAACATAACTTGGTTGATGGCGCATGGGCAAAAGTAAGCTCAGTCCATGGCAGTATTACCGTCCCGGTGATGGAAATGGCCGCGTTAAACGAAAATACCGTCTGGACATGGAACGCGATTGGCAAGCGCAAAGGGGCCTGGGCTCTGGATGAAAAAGCCCCCGAAGCCACCAAAGGGTTTTTGCTCAACCATCTGATTCACGAGCTATTGCCCCCCAAGGGCGATGGTTTGCGATGGGCCAATTCAGACCCGATCACGGGGCAAGCCGCATGGTTCGATTTGCGCGTGAAAATTGAAAAAGCACCGCCACCAAGTGAAAGTCAACCGGCTTTACCCACACTGAACTCTCCTGTTCAGCAAGGACCGAAAAATCTAGAATGGAAGGTGGGAGAATGA
- a CDS encoding 4Fe-4S dicluster domain-containing protein: MTTLPTQTNRKLGLVIDLDTCVGCHACVISCKGWNTENYGAPLSDQDAYGGNPSGTFLNRVHSYEMQPEQGGAAQLVHFPKSCLHCEDAPCVTVCPTGASYKRVEDGIVLVNESDCIGCGLCAWACPYGARELDAAAGIMKKCTLCVDRIYNENLPEEDREPACVRTCPAGARHFGDFADPNSHVSQLSSARGGMDLMPEQGTKPVNKYLPPRPKDTMEEIDILAPFLEPVAKETTGFMAWLDKTLEKI, encoded by the coding sequence ATGACAACCTTACCCACGCAAACCAACCGCAAGCTGGGGCTTGTGATTGATCTTGATACATGCGTTGGCTGCCATGCCTGCGTGATCAGCTGCAAAGGCTGGAACACTGAAAATTATGGCGCCCCGCTCAGTGATCAAGATGCCTATGGCGGCAATCCAAGCGGTACCTTTTTGAATCGCGTCCATAGCTACGAAATGCAACCCGAACAGGGGGGCGCCGCGCAATTGGTACATTTTCCAAAATCCTGCCTGCATTGCGAAGACGCCCCTTGCGTTACAGTCTGCCCGACAGGTGCCAGCTACAAGCGCGTTGAAGACGGCATTGTCTTGGTGAATGAAAGCGATTGTATCGGCTGCGGCCTTTGCGCTTGGGCCTGCCCCTATGGCGCGCGCGAATTGGATGCGGCCGCTGGCATCATGAAGAAATGTACGCTCTGCGTGGATCGGATTTATAATGAAAACCTACCCGAAGAAGATCGCGAACCCGCTTGCGTGCGCACCTGCCCTGCAGGCGCCCGGCATTTTGGTGATTTCGCCGATCCCAACAGCCATGTAAGCCAGCTGAGCTCGGCGCGCGGCGGTATGGATTTAATGCCCGAACAAGGAACAAAGCCGGTGAATAAATATCTGCCACCGCGGCCAAAAGATACGATGGAAGAAATTGATATTTTGGCCCCGTTCTTAGAGCCCGTGGCAAAAGAGACCACGGGCTTTATGGCTTGGCTCGATAAAACTTTGGAGAAAATCTGA
- a CDS encoding dibenzothiophene desulfurase, which translates to MHPAPSVIIFTSLTGLGFGLLVFLGLGLPDTSGVVAFVFFAIAYLLAIGGLISSTFHLGRPERAIKAFSQWRSSWLSREAWLAVASLFVMAVYGAGLVFLDTRWGILGAIGSALSLATVFSTAMIYAQLKTVPRWNTALTPLLFITLALTGGAILSGSVDTALLMLISAGIVQIVYWINGDQALARSGTDMASATGLGAMGTVKAFEPPHTGTNYLLREFVHIVGRKHAAKLRVIALILMIGTPTLFLSLPFNHWLALGAVATHIAGVFTSRWLFFAQAEHVVGLYYGKR; encoded by the coding sequence ATGCATCCAGCGCCTTCCGTAATTATTTTCACGTCGCTGACGGGCCTTGGCTTTGGGCTTTTGGTCTTTTTAGGGCTTGGCCTGCCTGATACTTCTGGAGTGGTGGCCTTTGTCTTCTTTGCAATCGCTTATCTGCTGGCGATTGGCGGTTTGATTTCCTCAACATTCCATTTGGGGCGCCCCGAACGCGCAATAAAAGCCTTTTCGCAATGGCGCAGCAGCTGGTTGAGCCGCGAAGCGTGGCTGGCAGTCGCCTCTTTGTTCGTGATGGCCGTTTACGGCGCAGGTTTGGTGTTTCTTGATACGCGCTGGGGCATATTGGGCGCGATCGGTTCGGCCTTATCCTTGGCCACCGTGTTTTCAACGGCGATGATTTATGCGCAATTAAAAACTGTACCCCGCTGGAACACCGCTCTCACGCCATTGCTGTTTATCACACTGGCTTTAACCGGAGGGGCGATCCTGTCTGGATCTGTGGATACGGCGCTTTTAATGTTAATTTCTGCCGGTATCGTTCAGATCGTGTATTGGATCAACGGCGATCAAGCTTTGGCCCGCTCTGGTACCGACATGGCCAGCGCCACGGGGTTGGGTGCCATGGGAACGGTCAAAGCCTTTGAACCACCCCATACCGGCACCAATTATCTGCTCCGAGAATTTGTCCATATCGTGGGCCGCAAACATGCCGCAAAGCTACGCGTCATCGCGCTTATTTTGATGATTGGTACGCCAACCTTATTTCTATCGCTACCCTTTAACCACTGGCTCGCGCTTGGCGCCGTGGCAACCCATATCGCGGGTGTTTTCACCTCACGTTGGCTGTTCTTTGCTCAGGCGGAACATGTTGTTGGATTATATTACGGAAAACGATAG
- a CDS encoding F0F1 ATP synthase subunit B has protein sequence MRYITPLLFAVLSSPAWAASGPFVSLKNTNFIVLLAFILFIAVLIYLKVPAMIGKLLDQRAEGIQADLDQARLLREEAQGILAEYERKQKEVQEQADRIVEAARAEAASAAEQGKADLQASIERRLAAAEDRITSAQAAAEREVRDQAVSVAIAAARGLIAEQMSAAQANKLIDGSIAEVGQKLH, from the coding sequence ATGCGTTATATTACACCTCTTCTCTTTGCGGTTCTGTCGAGCCCAGCTTGGGCTGCCTCTGGCCCGTTTGTGTCGTTGAAAAATACCAATTTCATCGTTTTATTGGCGTTTATTCTGTTCATTGCGGTTTTGATTTATCTCAAAGTTCCCGCGATGATCGGGAAATTGCTGGATCAACGCGCCGAAGGCATTCAAGCTGACTTGGATCAAGCGCGTCTGTTGCGCGAAGAAGCCCAAGGAATTTTGGCCGAATATGAGCGGAAGCAAAAAGAGGTTCAAGAACAGGCTGATCGTATTGTAGAAGCAGCCCGGGCAGAAGCTGCAAGCGCCGCTGAACAAGGCAAAGCGGACCTGCAAGCGTCAATTGAGCGGCGTCTGGCCGCTGCTGAGGATCGGATCACATCTGCGCAGGCTGCGGCCGAGCGGGAAGTGCGCGATCAAGCGGTCAGCGTGGCAATCGCGGCGGCGCGCGGTTTGATTGCTGAGCAGATGAGCGCGGCGCAAGCTAATAAATTGATCGATGGATCAATTGCGGAAGTCGGACAAAAGCTCCACTGA
- a CDS encoding F0F1 ATP synthase subunit B', protein MASSTTTAASKAVEASEGGLPQLDFSTFGNQIFWLLVTLIVIYLILSKLALPRIAAVLAERQGTVSHDVAMAEELKEKAVSAEAAYNKALNDARSEAARIVEATKAEIKAELDAAIATADAQISEKAKAGEEAIAEIRSNALASVKEVAAATTADLVVALGGKCDTKAVTAAVKQEMKG, encoded by the coding sequence ATGGCATCATCTACCACCACTGCCGCATCCAAAGCTGTCGAGGCATCCGAGGGCGGTTTGCCCCAACTGGATTTCTCAACATTTGGAAACCAGATTTTTTGGCTTCTGGTCACTTTAATTGTCATTTACCTGATCCTATCGAAGCTTGCTTTGCCACGGATCGCGGCCGTATTGGCCGAACGTCAAGGAACGGTCAGCCACGACGTTGCGATGGCAGAGGAACTGAAAGAAAAAGCAGTCTCAGCCGAAGCCGCTTATAATAAAGCTTTGAATGATGCGCGGTCTGAGGCAGCGCGGATTGTTGAGGCAACCAAAGCCGAAATCAAAGCAGAGCTTGATGCGGCGATTGCAACGGCCGATGCGCAAATTTCTGAAAAGGCAAAAGCCGGAGAAGAGGCGATCGCCGAAATTCGCAGCAATGCCCTTGCCAGTGTCAAGGAAGTCGCCGCGGCAACGACCGCCGATTTGGTCGTGGCATTGGGCGGCAAGTGCGATACGAAAGCCGTTACTGCTGCTGTGAAGCAAGAGATGAAGGGTTAA
- a CDS encoding F0F1 ATP synthase subunit C — protein MEGDIVQMGAYIGAGLACTGMGGAAVGVGHVVGNFLAGALRNPSAAAGQTATMFIGIAFAEALGIFSFLVALLLMFAV, from the coding sequence ATGGAAGGCGATATCGTACAAATGGGTGCTTACATTGGAGCCGGGCTTGCCTGTACAGGCATGGGCGGAGCCGCAGTCGGTGTTGGGCATGTAGTCGGAAACTTTCTGGCGGGTGCCTTGAGAAACCCATCAGCTGCAGCGGGGCAAACAGCCACGATGTTTATCGGTATCGCGTTTGCCGAAGCATTGGGTATTTTCTCATTCCTCGTTGCTTTGCTGTTGATGTTTGCTGTTTAA
- a CDS encoding F0F1 ATP synthase subunit A, whose protein sequence is MDQFVVQPLFAGNEVHWYTITNVTLWMALTVVAVLAIMVFGTSHRGIVPSRSQSIGELAYGFVYKMVEDVAGKDAVGYFPYIMTLFMFIVCANFLGLLPMSFTTTSHIAVTAVMAMAVFLAVTIIGFVKNGASFLSLFWISSAPLPLRPVLALIEIISYFVRPVSHSIRLAGNMMAGHAVIKVFAAFAGIAAIAPLSVLAITAIYALEVLVSFIQAYVFAILTCVYLKDALHPHH, encoded by the coding sequence ATGGATCAGTTTGTTGTGCAACCATTGTTTGCGGGCAATGAGGTGCATTGGTACACCATCACAAACGTAACCTTATGGATGGCTTTGACCGTGGTTGCGGTTTTGGCGATTATGGTTTTTGGCACCTCGCATCGCGGAATCGTCCCCAGCCGTAGCCAGTCAATCGGTGAATTGGCCTACGGGTTTGTCTATAAAATGGTTGAGGATGTCGCCGGAAAAGACGCGGTTGGTTATTTTCCCTACATTATGACGCTCTTTATGTTTATTGTGTGCGCCAACTTTTTGGGGTTGCTGCCGATGTCCTTTACGACCACATCGCACATTGCGGTGACAGCGGTCATGGCGATGGCGGTATTTCTGGCCGTAACCATCATTGGGTTTGTCAAGAATGGCGCGTCTTTCCTGTCGCTGTTTTGGATTTCTTCGGCGCCTTTGCCGTTGCGGCCGGTTTTGGCGCTGATCGAAATCATTTCGTATTTTGTGCGCCCTGTGAGCCATTCGATCCGACTGGCTGGCAACATGATGGCGGGGCACGCCGTGATAAAGGTTTTTGCAGCATTTGCCGGTATAGCCGCGATAGCGCCATTATCAGTGCTTGCCATTACGGCCATTTACGCGCTCGAGGTTTTGGTCTCATTCATCCAAGCCTATGTGTTCGCGATTTTGACATGCGTTTATCTGAAAGACGCACTTCACCCCCATCACTAA
- a CDS encoding F0F1 ATP synthase subunit I encodes MTGPDEKDPLEALTARIEAAKSGNKPEKKAEDHHKAAQLAWRMVIELVAGLGIGFGIGYGLDVLVGTMPVFLVGFTMLGFVAGVRTMLRSAKEIQEKQMAELAKDEEED; translated from the coding sequence GTGACTGGCCCCGATGAGAAAGATCCGCTTGAAGCGCTGACGGCGCGTATAGAGGCGGCAAAATCGGGGAATAAACCGGAGAAGAAGGCAGAAGATCATCACAAGGCCGCGCAGCTTGCATGGCGAATGGTGATTGAGTTGGTGGCCGGTCTTGGGATTGGTTTTGGTATTGGGTACGGGCTGGATGTTCTAGTTGGAACGATGCCCGTGTTCTTGGTAGGTTTTACGATGTTGGGTTTCGTAGCCGGAGTGCGCACGATGTTGCGATCTGCAAAGGAAATCCAGGAAAAGCAGATGGCCGAATTGGCCAAAGATGAAGAAGAGGATTGA
- a CDS encoding metalloregulator ArsR/SmtB family transcription factor gives MDQQIDLIFAAMADATRRSILTLLLEDDMAVSDVAEPFAISLAAVSKHLAILTRAGLISQEKRGRVKWCKLEPDALRAASIWLQGFGQFDAVDLDQFEQFLKSELPTSDF, from the coding sequence ATGGACCAACAAATTGATTTGATCTTTGCAGCGATGGCGGATGCCACGCGGCGCAGCATTCTAACGCTTTTGCTCGAAGATGACATGGCAGTGAGCGATGTCGCCGAACCTTTCGCGATATCTTTGGCGGCCGTATCCAAACATTTGGCTATTTTAACGCGCGCTGGGTTGATAAGCCAAGAAAAACGCGGCCGGGTGAAATGGTGCAAACTTGAACCAGATGCGCTGCGCGCTGCCAGTATATGGTTGCAAGGGTTTGGGCAGTTTGACGCGGTAGATCTTGACCAGTTCGAACAGTTTCTCAAATCAGAATTGCCCACAAGCGATTTTTGA
- a CDS encoding signal recognition particle protein, whose product MFENLSERLSGVFDRLTKQGALSEDDVKTALREVRVALLEADVSLGIARDFVKAVQEKATGQSVTKSVTPGQQVVKIVHDELVHVLAGSEDPGALKIDSAPAPILMVGLQGSGKTTTTAKLAKRLKEKDGKRILMASLDVNRPAAMEQLQILGRQIGVDTLPIVKGEDPVKIAKRAKTQASLGGYDVYILDTAGRLHIDQELIAQAAAVRDVAQPRETLLVVDGLTGQDAVNVATEFDDKIGVTGVVLTRMDGDGRGGAALSMRAVTGKPIRFVGLGEKMEALELFEPERVAGRILGMGDIVALVEKAQETIEAEQAERMMKRFQKGQFNMNDMKSQLEQMMKMGGIESIMGMMPGMGKMAKQASEAGMDDKVFKRQIALIKSMTKKERANPQILQASRKKRIAAGAGLEVSELNKLLKMQRQMGDMMKKMGKMGKGGMLKQAMRGMFGKGGMPPGMDPSQMDPKALEAAAKQMGGAGLGKMPGGLPGLGGGALPPGLSGFGKKK is encoded by the coding sequence ATGTTTGAAAACCTGTCCGAACGCCTCTCTGGTGTTTTCGATCGGCTGACCAAACAGGGTGCGTTGTCAGAAGACGACGTTAAAACTGCATTGCGCGAGGTTAGGGTTGCCCTGCTTGAAGCGGATGTTTCGTTGGGCATCGCGCGTGACTTTGTGAAAGCCGTCCAAGAAAAGGCCACCGGGCAATCGGTCACAAAATCGGTGACGCCGGGCCAGCAAGTCGTAAAAATCGTTCATGATGAACTGGTTCACGTGCTGGCCGGAAGCGAAGATCCCGGTGCGTTGAAAATTGACAGCGCGCCAGCCCCGATTTTAATGGTGGGGTTGCAAGGCTCGGGCAAAACGACCACAACGGCAAAACTCGCAAAGCGTTTGAAAGAGAAAGACGGCAAGCGCATTTTGATGGCGTCGCTCGATGTCAACCGCCCCGCGGCGATGGAACAATTGCAGATTTTAGGCCGGCAAATCGGTGTCGACACATTGCCGATTGTAAAGGGCGAAGATCCTGTAAAAATCGCCAAACGCGCTAAAACACAAGCCAGTTTAGGTGGCTATGACGTTTACATATTGGACACAGCAGGCCGGTTGCATATCGATCAGGAATTGATCGCGCAAGCCGCCGCGGTGCGCGATGTTGCCCAGCCGCGCGAAACATTATTGGTTGTCGATGGCTTAACCGGTCAAGACGCTGTGAACGTGGCCACCGAATTTGATGATAAAATTGGCGTCACGGGCGTTGTATTGACCCGCATGGATGGCGATGGCCGCGGCGGCGCCGCGCTTTCTATGCGCGCCGTTACCGGCAAACCAATCCGGTTTGTGGGCTTAGGTGAGAAAATGGAGGCGCTAGAGCTGTTCGAACCCGAACGGGTTGCGGGCCGCATTCTGGGCATGGGCGATATCGTCGCGCTGGTGGAAAAAGCCCAAGAAACGATCGAGGCTGAACAAGCCGAGCGCATGATGAAACGGTTCCAAAAGGGCCAATTCAACATGAATGATATGAAATCCCAGCTCGAACAAATGATGAAAATGGGCGGCATCGAAAGCATCATGGGCATGATGCCGGGCATGGGCAAAATGGCCAAGCAGGCCAGCGAAGCGGGTATGGATGATAAAGTGTTCAAGCGGCAAATCGCGCTGATCAAATCCATGACCAAAAAAGAACGCGCCAATCCCCAAATTCTCCAAGCCAGCCGCAAAAAACGAATTGCCGCCGGCGCGGGTCTGGAAGTGAGCGAATTGAACAAACTGCTCAAGATGCAGCGCCAAATGGGCGATATGATGAAAAAAATGGGCAAGATGGGCAAAGGTGGCATGCTAAAGCAGGCGATGCGGGGCATGTTTGGAAAAGGCGGAATGCCGCCCGGTATGGATCCCAGCCAAATGGACCCCAAAGCTTTGGAAGCCGCAGCAAAACAAATGGGAGGTGCCGGTCTTGGGAAAATGCCCGGCGGACTGCCCGGTTTGGGGGGCGGCGCCTTGCCCCCCGGCCTCTCGGGCTTCGGGAAAAAGAAATGA
- a CDS encoding GNAT family N-acetyltransferase: MPLTNAPRLHSEELILRGPELQDAEPIIAFLQDERRSRGFGHLPERGAAWRWFALNVGHWHIHGYGYFTIETKAGEIAGISGIWNPETWPEPELGWVVFEGFEGRGIAYEAACRARLWAYENLGFTTLTSNIVPGNERSIALAKRMGAFFERKYYNSNMGEDMLYRHPSPEALI, translated from the coding sequence ATGCCTCTGACCAACGCCCCTCGCCTGCACAGCGAAGAGCTTATCCTGCGCGGACCTGAATTGCAGGATGCCGAGCCGATAATTGCCTTCCTGCAAGATGAACGCCGCTCCAGAGGGTTTGGACATCTGCCCGAACGCGGCGCAGCATGGCGCTGGTTTGCGCTGAATGTGGGGCATTGGCATATTCACGGCTATGGCTATTTTACGATTGAAACCAAAGCCGGCGAGATTGCCGGTATCAGCGGCATCTGGAACCCCGAAACCTGGCCCGAGCCAGAACTTGGCTGGGTGGTTTTTGAGGGCTTTGAGGGGCGTGGTATCGCCTATGAAGCGGCCTGCCGGGCCCGCCTCTGGGCTTATGAAAATCTCGGCTTCACCACTTTGACCAGCAATATTGTGCCCGGCAATGAACGCTCTATCGCATTGGCCAAACGCATGGGCGCTTTTTTTGAGCGCAAATATTACAACTCGAATATGGGGGAAGACATGCTCTACCGCCATCCTAGCCCCGAGGCGCTGATTTGA
- a CDS encoding chorismate mutase, whose protein sequence is MTDKVTLAATVLKEHRQSIDRLDAILIYTLGERFKHTQAVGTLKAEHDLPPSDPTREAAQIARLEDLAVQADLDPQFAKKFLNFVIQEVIRHHQEHQS, encoded by the coding sequence ATGACCGATAAAGTCACATTAGCCGCCACTGTTCTGAAAGAACATCGCCAAAGTATCGACCGGCTTGATGCTATCTTAATCTATACGCTGGGCGAACGTTTCAAGCACACCCAAGCCGTAGGTACATTAAAGGCCGAGCATGACTTGCCCCCCTCAGATCCAACGCGCGAGGCCGCGCAGATTGCAAGGCTTGAGGATTTGGCTGTGCAGGCCGATCTCGACCCGCAATTTGCCAAGAAATTTCTGAATTTTGTTATTCAGGAAGTCATCCGACATCACCAAGAACACCAATCCTAG
- the rpsP gene encoding 30S ribosomal protein S16, translating into MAMKIRLARGGSKKRPFYRIVAADSRMPRDGRYVEKLGTYNPLLPKDNEDRVKMNLERVQYWMSEGAQVTDRVSRMLEAAGVIEKKERNNPKKAVPGKKMQDRAEEKAAKAAEASAAVEEEEAPVDEAEAPAEDSSEAPAAEAVES; encoded by the coding sequence ATGGCTATGAAAATCCGTCTTGCCCGTGGTGGCAGCAAAAAGCGCCCATTTTATCGCATTGTCGCGGCTGATAGCCGTATGCCACGCGATGGCCGCTATGTTGAAAAACTGGGCACATATAACCCGTTGCTGCCAAAAGACAACGAAGACCGCGTGAAAATGAACCTAGAGCGGGTTCAGTATTGGATGAGCGAAGGCGCGCAGGTCACCGATCGCGTATCAAGAATGTTGGAAGCTGCCGGCGTGATTGAAAAGAAAGAGCGCAACAACCCGAAAAAAGCGGTCCCTGGTAAGAAAATGCAGGATCGTGCGGAAGAAAAAGCTGCAAAAGCCGCAGAGGCAAGCGCCGCAGTAGAAGAGGAAGAAGCGCCCGTTGATGAGGCGGAAGCCCCAGCAGAAGACAGCAGTGAGGCCCCTGCAGCTGAGGCTGTAGAAAGCTAA